TGGGGAGCTGCTGGGGGGCTTTTTCTAGCAGGAGCCCCAGTGGGAAAAGTCGCGAAGCAGGAGCTGCAGGTAGAGGGGGAGCCATGGTTACTTAGCTACAGCAGCTGGACAGCTTTTAAACAGTAAAAGCTGTTTTTGGAGTCTGAAGAGTGAGGTCAGGGAGCTAGCCTGATCTGGTTCTGGTGAGGGCTGTCTCTCTTCCTGGCTGGCAGACTTCCACTTTGTCTTTTTATAAGGATACAAATTCCATCACCACCTGCTGGCAATTCCAGTTCCTCCTGGTGGGGGAACTGAGGCTTCCACATAGGAATTTGGGGGCGAAACAAACATTTAGCCCCTGAGAAGGGGGGACCTTGGGGCAGTGGTTGACAGAGGTGGGGAGCCTCTGGAGGGCTGGGAGCGGAGAGGAGCTGCCCCTCCAGTTCCTGGTGTAAATGTCACTTTTGCTTTTCCACCAGGGAGATTTCGGCTCTCCAGGAGCAGCTCCTGACCTCTGAGGCCATGATCCACAGCCTTCAGGCTGCTGTGCGCCAGAGGGACGAGCTCATCGTGCAGCTGCAGCCCCGGGCTGACCTGCTTCGTGACATCTGTCGTTCGAGGCCACCCTTGGCTGCACTGCTGGCTGCCCTGACTGAGGCTGAGCGTCTGGGCCCCTTGCCAGCCAGTGACCCGGACCACTTGCTCCCCGATGGGCCTGGCCCACCCCTTGTCAACGACACTGAGGAGGAGGGAGACCAGAAACACCTCCAGCCTTCGGTGATAGGGACCACTGTGTGAGCCCTGGAGCCCAGATTTCAGAATGATGCAGAAGGCCCCTTCTGGCATCTTAGGGGGTCACTATTGTCATGGAGAGGACCCTGGGGGCAGGGCCAAGCTTGAAAACAAGCAAAAGTtcaagtttaaatttttaaaattttttgcagttctggagatCGAAAGGTCAAGTTTTTACATGGGCCCACAGTTAAATATAGTTTAGCCCACAAAgttaaaaaccaaccaaccaaccaaccagcagatcaccggtggctcatgcctgtaatcccagctccctgagaggctgagagtgggaggattgagattcctggccagcctgggcaaatagtttgtgagatcccatctccaaaataac
The sequence above is drawn from the Castor canadensis chromosome 14, mCasCan1.hap1v2, whole genome shotgun sequence genome and encodes:
- the Vmac gene encoding vimentin-type intermediate filament-associated coiled-coil protein produces the protein MSTPPALQIREANAHLAAVHRRAAELEARLDAAERTVRAQAERLARHDQQLDELGRAKDREISALQEQLLTSEAMIHSLQAAVRQRDELIVQLQPRADLLRDICRSRPPLAALLAALTEAERLGPLPASDPDHLLPDGPGPPLVNDTEEEGDQKHLQPSVIGTTV